The Aspergillus nidulans FGSC A4 chromosome VII nucleotide sequence TAACGAAGACGGTCTGAGCTTCTTTAAACCAGCTGCACCAATGAATTAGAAGAATGCCTTTAGATACACAAACCGAGAAAAAAATCATTCCGAGAATCGGGATGGACATTGGCGCCAAGTGGAGCAGCCCTTGTTCTCGGGCACAGATCTTGACACTTATGACGAAACCGGCTGTGCTGTACCTAGCCCTATGTGGCCGGTAGTCGCTATACCCTTTCTGTAGTTGACAAGTTGTGTGCTAGATAATCCGAGATTTGAATGAATGCAATTTACAAGTGCACTAGCCTGCGTTCTACAGCCCTGGCTTCTGCTGGCTCAACTCAGCCTAAATTACAAAAAATTACAGGAGTGTTCTCAAATGGTCTAGTTCCTTCTACTTCGAATAGTTATTTTTACTATTTTCTAATTTGGTTTTGGATGCGTCGATCGGATGCACGAGCGCCGATGAACTCAGGTGAAGTGGTGGCGATCTCGGCATGCCGATGCGGAACATGCGAGGCCGATGCTGCAAAGTTGCCGAGACGATCACTGCCCCCTCGGCATCCAGAACGAACATTATAGGGACCATGGACTCAAATGAGAGGGAACTTCTTTTACTTTGTAGCATGTTAGTTCCACGTTACACCCACTCTATTCGGCGTCAGATATCTCTATGCTGTGCTACGGCCAGAGCGACTAGACTGCCGCAAGCATGGCATTCGGGTCTGCCGATCTAGCGCCGTAATGGTTAATGATAAAAAAAGAGTTGAGGGTCTCGAACTGCGCAGTGTCATTTAAAACATCTCTGTAGCGGGACGAATAGGTCAGTGAGACTGGAAAGCCAACAAAGTTCGTACTCGGGAAGTCACTCTCAATCATCGCACAGCTCACGTCTTCGCGTCTTTCCTTTCCACCTCCactcctcttttcttctcattcAGGCAAACACATCTCAAATCAGTAGGTGCCGCAAATGTTACCAGGACTGGGTAATATCTCAGAAAGCCAGTCCCCTCTTGTTATGTTCACCGTCATTTGGCCTGGTCCAATTCCTAATGAACCTACAGCAACGGTCATGCTTAGATTTCTGGTTTTTGAGGTCGAATGCTATTTAATGTACGAGAGGCTCATCCATTTTCCCCGGGAAAGACAAAAGTCTGCTGGAGAGACGCACCGGTTGACAGGAAACAATGAGTTCGGAGAGCTTGTAAGCTGCCATTCAGACTAGGTCACCCACTAGTGACTATGTCATCCCGGCATCAGAGCAAGGTCAATGACATGAGAACATCAATCGAGAAAGTGAAGTGCCGGTATCCCAGCACTAAAGGGTGTCAGGATTGCAGTTCTGATGGGCGACTCAGCGCGATCCAGTACCGTTTACTTCGCAAGGGACTACTGCGCAGGCTGAGTGCAAGTATACGACTAATTGTATCGCCGACAACCTAGCCGTGCTGCAAATGCCTAAACTCCTTTTGTTTTACGATTAACCTATTGGGTCGATAGTTGCTGCTTTCTTTGGAAGGACACCACCGCAGATGGACTCATCGCCCCGAATACTTTACCCCCCAGAGAAAGTCCCCTTCCAGCTGACGTGCACGCACTCTTTGATGTCTCTTTGACCTCTCCTCAATCCAGGTGTATGCCCGTATCTAATCTCCCTACCTTAGTCTCTATGTCTGCAGGTTCAAACGCTAAATTAAACGAATAAACCCTGAGGCGAATCTGTCCTAATGACCGGATCAACGATGAGTGCCTGAGATGGCACTACCGTCAAGTCGGGATCTCCCAGAATGCGTCGAGAGATCAAGGAATCCTGCGATCTAGGCCTGAGGATTATGATGATAAAGAGATGATAATGGAGCACAGAACTGCAGCTGATATTGGAAGCAATCCGGGGATCGCCTATCTCTTCGGGCCCTATGTTGGAGTCAGCCTAGCTTTACTGCCTAACCTCTCGACTGACCGAAGTTAATGCAAAATGAGGATGCTGGCCTTAAGATCTTCCTGCCCCAGCCGATTCCTCTCTCCCAACATGGTGGGGGTATGCCAATTACGGCATCTGAACTACTTCCATGTAGCTAcaccagccttcttcaagccgCTCCCATTACTATAATTGCAGTAATTCTTACAAAGATGAAATTGCAATGATGAATTGACCATGAGAATAAAGTGAAGGAGTGTCGGAAGTCGCCAGTatgaagctgcttctgtGTGAAAACAGACGCGATGAGGGTCCCTCCGCAAAACCCTATCACTGCTCTTATTTCTGACATAGTAAAACCAGGATCCCTTCTTGTTCTTACAAGAAAGATCGAAGTAGGGCTTTACTCGCGATCCTGATGCGTTGTACTGTAAGTGGGGAGTGAAGGAATGAATTATGATTGGCCCGCTCGTACCGGGCGGGTTTTTTACGAGCCTCCGAATTATCTCGTCCAGACAAAGTCATACATAGTTAACTATAGTCAACGTACCTAGCAAGCCCTTCGTAGATATAAATCTCATCTCCTCATTAACATGAATTTCTTCCtattcttcttttccatctGCTCAGTCAGATGATACTATAGACATAAACACTTCTCAGGTCACAGAATGCTCGTCTTCACAATCCCACTCGCAACAGCCCTAATCTACATAACCCActcagccttctccttcctctccaaccTCTACCTCGTCTGCAAAACATGTCCCTCTCTCCCGCGTGTTCTCTTTCCTGTATCCGAAGTCAATCTACTCTATCTCGCGCTCTTTGAGTCCCGCTGGTTCAATCATATCCGTCGGTACTGGCTACCCACCAGTATCGCGGACTACATCGCGGATGCAGCTTTTAGAGGCAGATGGGACGTCAAGGACCGACTCGCAAGGAAGTACGGCGGTTTCTACCTCTTTGTTGCGCCGGGATTGATCAGTTGCCATGTGGGCGATGCGGAGGTCGTGAGCCAGGTCGTTAAGGAGAGAAAAGGGTTTGTCAAGCCTGTTAAGCATCTGGGTACGTACTACTCAGACCGCTTTGTTCCTACTTGCTGTGAGCTCGAGATGGGAGCGTAAGTAGATGCTTCGTGCTAATTGCTAACATGACCCGGACAGAGGCGTTCGAGATGTATGGACGTAACGTGTTGACTGTGAGTCTCGCTGCCCTTTCTGGCGACCATATCAGAAACTGATTGCTTATTCGCCGAGGTAGTCTGAAGGAAGCGAATGGGCTTATCATCATCGGTATTCCGCATCCGCATTCAGTGACAAGAACAACGGTCTCGTCTGGCAGGAGAGTGCCATCCAGGCGCAGGAGATGCTAGCGTACTGGGAAAAGAAATTCAACGCTTCTAATGGAAGCGATAGGTTCACAGTTCCAGATGTACGAGAGGACATCCTCAAGCTTTCGCTGAATATCATATGCAGTGCCGGTTTCGGGGTTAGGCTCCCCTATAGACCAGCGACATCAGCCACAGCTGAGCGCGACAAGGATAGCGCGGAGGACTTATTCAGAGATGCAGCCACCCCCGCGTCAGGGTACCATTTCACGTTCCGTGGCGTTATGGAGTATATGAATCGATCTATGATGTCTGTCTTCATCGCAAATGGAATCCTGCCGAAGTGGATTCCGCGCATGTTAGTGCCCTTCTTCAAAACCGATTTTGCGGCACATGAGGACCTAAAGAAATATTTGCATGCGTTGATTGAGGTCACCGAAAATTCTGAACATGAGAGGCATAACCTGCTGGGAAGGCTTGTTGCCGCACGAAGAGAGGAACAAAGTGTACggtgctctggctctgggccTGGTCTCTCCAATGCAGAGATTCTAGGTAACACTTACATATTCTCGCTTGCGGGCCATGAGACAACAGCGACAACCATGCGATTTGCGTTGCCTCTACTTGCTATCCACCAAGATGTTCAAGATAGATTATATAAGGAATTGGAAGAGGCTTTGCGTGATCAGCCCGCTAACCCGGCTGAGTGGGAGTATTCAACGGTCTTCCCGAGACTGGTGACTCCACTGTGTATTATGGCAAGTCCAAAATCTCCCTCAATATATTCCACACTCGCTAACAGACACAGCTTGAGACCCTTCGTTTGTACCCACCGGTTGTAAGTATTCCCAAAATGACGACAACGCACATGGCGGAAATTACCTATAAGGGCGAACGGCATTGCTTGCCCCCAAATGTGCGAGTCAATCTCAACGCCAATGTTCTCCACTACTCAGAAGCATACTGGGGCCCAGACGCGGACAGTTTTGATCCTCGTCGTTGGGACAAACGCAACGCTGGTAGTTTTCTTGCAAGAAACGCCAGCGCTAGAGGGCTTTCTGGGCCAGGGCTGGAGTCGCCTAACGTTCACAAGCCTGTCCGAGGCGCATTCATTCCTTTCAGCGACGGCTTGAGGGCATGCATGGGGAGGAAGTTTGCCCAGGTAGAGTTTATTGCTACACTCGCTGTCATCTTCCACCGATATCGAGTGACGCTGGTTAGAGTGGGACAGGAGACCGAAGATGATGCAAGGAAACGGGTAGAGAAAGCTTTGCGTCAAAGCTCAACCTTGATCACATTGGCACTGGGAGGTGTGGTGCCGCTAGCTTTTGTGAGAAGGACGGGTGTAGCTGCGGAAGACGACGCTTAACCTTGTGTatgccgttcttccagtAATTAAGAGCCACTCTAATCAGTTAAGTCATCTTGTTTTAGAAACTCCCCGAATACAACACTCTTTAGCATCCGCGCAGTTTGGGGATTTGACATCTCCGCCGAAGCCCATCGTCGGCAAGAAAACAGGTTCGAAGGCGGTAATGCGCCAGCGACCGACATTGGTAGATGGATGTAGTGCGTGGTATATTTCCATGGCTTGTTAAGACCGTTAGGTTTTGTTCGGAAAGTAACGGCATGGCGAGAGACGTCACCGTTAACCCCTGGCTGGGGAACGCAGTGGAAATCATGGATCCGCGCGTGCTCCGGTGGAAGAATATTTGCCGCTAGTATTTCGCTCTCAGGTCTGCCAatggcttcctcttccaatCTCATAATGTGCAAAAAGATGGCATGGTATTGTCGAGTATCCAGAAGCCACTCTCGCCTCGGAGCTTTAAGGAGTAGCTCTAGTCCTTTCCGACGCACGCGCGGATGGCGGCATTTCCAGGCGACAGCATGCAAAGGGTAAATTAGGCCCAGCTCTAGACTGAGGGACTTGGAAAGCTCATTAGGATAGTGAGTGGGATCGGATAGTAGTGATTCAGCAATATGGCAGATTTCTTTGTAGTCTTCTAAACGGTGATCCCAATCACATTCCCTCGTGATACCGTAAGTAGCAAGCCCGAATTCTGCCCCAAGACGTGAAATACGAATGACAGCTGCTGCgtcgctctcttctttgtTCCAAGTACACTCGCGGCGCGCGAGTAGATCATCGAAACTAGTTTTCCAGCGGCTGAAGCCTTCACAAAGCCCCTCTGACGCAGCCAAAGCATCTGGAGAGGGAACTGCTCCGGACTCAACATCATGATCCAACCGTTGGAAAAGATCTGTGGATGCAGTGACCAGGTCCACAAACGCAACTCTCGCTTCCTGCAGTGTCTCAAATCGGCCTGCCAGGCGCGGACCGCGATTATCGACTGCGTTAAGAATAATCCTGCTCCGGGGAAATTCGTTAAATTCCAGAGCATTCAAATTAAACAGGGTCAAAATTGGGGCGAGCTCCGTCTCAATGAAATACGCTTCATAGGATTGATAGTTCCGACCCCAAGGACCTTGGTGTCGGGCTCGACTTGTATTGCGCCAGTCTCGCACGATGTTTATCCCGCTTAGAATGTGGGttgcagcggcagcagggTCTCGACGAAGGAATTCAAAGCACGTGAATAGAATGCTAGCCATCACAGTAACAGAAGTAGCAAGGCTGCCGGTCGACGCCTTATCAATCGTGGAGCGGATCGCTCGGGTATACAGCTGGATAGCGACTTGGTACGCAGGCGCATTTCCCGTATGAGTAGATACTTCAGATTCATGCAAAGAACCCAAAGCAGCTATTGCCAGGCGTATTGAGGGCTCCGAAAGGCTAAGCTGAAGAACACTCCGCCTCCAAAATGCGCCGTCTAGGAAGCCAGCGAGGCAAGATGAGGttatgcagaagaagaactcGAGTGCTTGCGTCTCGCTAGCCGAGATTGCTGTTGTGGACACAGCCAGTTCCTGCGGCAGTCCTTCACTTATTGTAGACGGACGTCGAGCATAGCCGTCACACTTTCGCCCCGTGCCTAGACAGCTGAGGCTATCAGCGGACCCTAATTTGCGCGTGGGTACTAAGCATCTTACCGTTGGCAAGATGGTTTGCCTTCATCACATTTGACTCTCCGTATCCTCGTACAAGTCAGTGTCGCCGTAATTTGACTTAAGGCCCGGCGTTGACTCACTTGCAGGTGATGCATCCCGTCCGAACTTTAGGCCTACTTGCTCGAGATCTCGAGCCACGAGCGTTATTCTCCATTTTGAAGCGTCGAGGGAGGTTTGAAAAGAGAACATCATAAGACGCAAGTCGAATTAGAATTGGTTCCTGAACGGTCACGTGTTCGATGATAGCACCCCCCAGCTAAGTCGTAATTCTATTATTGTTTTTAAAGTTAATTGATTCGTGAAAATTAAGACAATGAGAGAAGTCAAAGGGGAATTTTTTTTGGTGGGAGCTGTTCTGTACCGTGGGTATTATGCAGGAGACATATTTTCTCAGTATATCTTATACAACTCCCTTCTAATCTCATTCGACTTCCTAATCATTTCTCATTTGATTGGAGAAAAAGCTCAATATCTGATCCTAGTATTAGAAAAGGAGAACAATGGCTTAATTCAACTTCATTTCTGCCGTAACCCTTATCTTGCCTTCCCCCTACGGTACCCGAAGTGCAAAGGCAAAATGAAGTCCAACCAGCGTATCGAACACAACGGGCAGGACCTCTCAGAACACTCAGATTGGACCATCTTTCCGTACGCGAGCTTCTCGAATACGAGATTCTGAAAAGTAATGTCTGCAGATGTGACTCTGTGAGGGTAAGGCTAGAAGATGGCTTGAGATGTGAGCTGAATCAACAAGAAGTGAGTGCGCAACGTGGGTTTACAGTGATTTCTCAGGCACCGGATTTGTAATCCGTGAGTATAAAACTAGCCGTATTATGCACGTAGAGGCAGTTTACGAACCGCTTACGAGTATttcaatatatatatatatatactgCATACTGCATTGAGTTAAATACTGAGAGGTATCATGAAATACATTAGGTAGTCTACAAATTGATTAGAAACCCAGGGGATCAACCTGGCCCAGAAAAGAGTTGTTACCCTCCTCACGTAGCAACGCCTCAATATCAACCCGCCCGGAAGTGAGATACCGTTCGCTGACCCCGAGGTTCACCCGCTGGGATAGGAGTTCCTTCAACTCGGCACGAAGACCGGCCAGCTCAGCCTTGGATGTGCTGCCGACTTGTCGGTCACGTTCTTGCCGTCCACGACCACGCCCGCGACCCCATCCCTTGGCCTGGTCGAATTCGTCACTGTCATACTCGACACCGAGgtcttcagcagcattccGGAGCCAGTTGTCCTCTGTGGTGATCTTCTCTTTCGCGATGTTGGAGTCGGTGATACGGGCGGCAAGCACGACGCGTTGCCTGACTCGCGAAACGATACGGCGATCCAGTTCTAGAGACTCAAGTGGCAGCTTCTTGCCATTGGCCATGTTGGCATGGACTTTGGCGGCTAGACGGACCACTCCAACCATCTCCTCTGGAGAGCAGATAATAACGCTCTTTCCGGAGGCGCCCGCACGTGCTGTACGGCCGGATCGGTGGACATAGGTGTCAGCAGTGCGCGGTGCGTGGTAGTGAATGACAAAGTCAATGCCCTTGATATCGAGACCGCGCGCCGCAACGTCAGTGGCGACGAGGATCGTGCCTGGGTTCGcggttgaagatgagaaacGTTCAACGGAACGTAGACGGGCCTTTTGGGCCATTGATGAATGGAGAGCCAGGGCAGGAAGTTGTAGCGTTTGAAGAAGTTGTGTTATGCGTCGAACTGCGGAAATGGAGTTTGTGAAGACTAGGGTGCGGTGTTTGGGATGGTAGAGAAGCAGTGTGTATAAGTAGAGATCCTGAACTTTTATCAGCAAAAAATCACAAATCAGTGTACTGGTGCGACTAACCTTCTCCATTGCGGGACATTCCACAATTCCCTCTTTGAGCCCCTCAGCCATCTGTGAGACAGGATTGACGTCGATAAACTTGGGTTTCTCCTCTCTGAAGTTCAACTTCTGCAGGAGGTACTCCATGGATTCCTTCTTGTTCATGATGTCTCCGCCCGTCCACTTGCCTTTTCCTGCAAGTTTCTGCTGCAAATCACGGTGAAAAGTAGCAGAAAAAACCAGAGTCTGCCTTTCAACACCAGGAACAACATTTTCTTCGGACGagtcgtcttcttcatcgggCGGACCTCCATCCTCAACGCGGTCAAGCGAGCTTAGAAtatcctcgacctccttAAAGTGACCTTCACTCAGAAGTCTATCGGCCTCGTCAATAACAAGGAACTTGATGCCTTGCATTCTCCGGATTAGGCCCTGTCCTGTGCGAAGGACTTCCCAAACTCGACCGGGGGTACCAATAACAATGTCAGCCGTCTCAAGTagcctctgctgcttctgcacGGAGAGACCACCAGTCAAAAGCGCGGTTCGAGCATTAACTCCGGGTGCGTTCGAGATGAGACCATAAATATGCTTCTGGAGCTGATGCGCGAGCTCTCGGGTCGGCGACAGGATCAATGCAATTGgaatcttctccttctcctcctcagagTCAATagtctttcttctctcgcgtTCAAGATAATGTTCCAAAATTGGTAAGCCAAAGGCCAGGGTCTTTCCTGAACCAGTTGAGGCTTTGCCGATAAcatcatggccatccagAATTGGGGGTATGCATGACTTCTGAACTGAGGTTGGGGTGCTGAACTTCAATTTTGACAAACTGGTGAGGGTCTCTGGAGATAAACCAAGAGGTTCCCAGGCAGAAATGTCcgcgccatcatcatctgcttcgtcttctaGAGCAGCGAATGAAAGCCCAGATGTAATGCTGCGGTCCTTTGCCTGGGCTccgtccttctctttctgctccttcaacttcttcttAGGCTCTTTTGccttgatatccttcttATTCTTAGCAtctttccctttctttcCGTTCACATCTGCCGCTTTGGCCACTTCATTTACTGTCGAGGCGccctcctttttctctaAATCCTCGTCGCTGAAACCATTCCATTCATCGTCAAACTCGGTTTCTTCTGATTTCGGCGTAGGCTTTTTTAAAATGGATTTCCCCGGCTTTCCTGGGGCAGACTAGAATGGTCAGCTGGGAACTGTCTGAGACTGCGCCTCAAGAACATACCTTGAATCGGAGCTGTCCATTACCCTGCGGCCGAACAATATCCACTCCTTCAATTTCCTCCAGTCCAAAGAAACCCTCAAAGTTATCAAGTCGGTCAGGCAGCGCTACCTCCTTCCAATTGAGATCGTCCACCCCGACAACAACCTCCGGCTTGGACTCTCTCTCGGCCACATTGgttggcttcccagtcctcTTTCGCTTTCTGACATGCAGAGTTGGACCTTTCTGGTCACGCTGACGCTTCTGACCCATATTATATGAGAAATTTATTGAGTCAAAGTTGATCAGTGCAGTATGTTATTCCTTCGGCGAGTTCGATTTTTGGAGCAGAAAAAAAGGCGGCAGAACAATCCCACCGCCTTCTATTTCTTAGTTCCAATCTTATCGCCAGCCCCACGCACCAAAAGAAATCGCAATTGTCCCCTCAGACCCCTCCTCTATTCCTTTTTGTCGCCCATTGGGAATCGAAGATAGACAGTCGCCATGGGAAAGTCCTCGAAGGACAAGCGCGATGCGTACTACCGTCTCGCGAAGGAACAAAATTGGCGCGCCCGATCCGCTTTTAAACTCATCCAAATCGACGAACAATTTGATCTATTCGAGCATGAGAATCCGGAGAAAGTGACCCGGGTAGTCGACCTTTGCGCCGCGCCCGGTAGTTGGAGTCAGGTGCTCAGCCGAGTACTGATCAAAGGCGAGAGCTTTGGCCGCCGGTCTTGGGTCGAGAAGAGACGCAAGGAACAGGCGGCATTGGAGAACTTAGACGGAGATGCACCGGCGGCGAACCAGGGCGCAGACATTACAGACTCAACTGCATTGAAGCCGCGGAAGAACGTCAAAATTGTTTCTATAGACCTGCAGCCTATGGCACCCCTCCAAGGCATTACAACCCTCCAAGCCGACATCACTCACCCCTCCACGATCCCTCTTCTCCTACAAGCCCTAGATCCCGAAGCCTACGACTCTACATCTTCCACGCCGCATGCAGTCCGCCAGCCACATCCAGTCGACCTTGTCATCTCCGATGGTGCTCCTGACGTTACTGGTCTTCACGATTTAGACATCTACATCCAGTCCCAACTCCTTTATTCCGCACTCAACCTAGCCCTAGGTGTCCTCCGACCAGGAGGCAAGTTCGTTGCCAAGATCTTCCGTGACCGCGACGTAGATCTCCTCTATTCCCAGCTCCGGACTGTCTTCGAGCGTGTAAGCGTTGCGAAGCCAAGGAGTAGTCGCGCCAGTTCTCTGGAAGCCTTTATCGTCTGCGAGGGTTTCATCCCACCAGCCATTCACGATACCTTGCTTGGCATGGACACCCTGAAAAATCCTCTCTTCGGCGGCGCAGCAATCCCGCAGCCCGTATCAGCGGATGGGAACATCGCTGTCAAAGTGCCAGAAGAGAAGCCGAGCATAAAGAAGTCCGCTATCACGTCATCAGACTCTGCAACGAGAGATGCGCAAACTCGGTTATTACACAATGACTCTGGCGACTCAACAACGCCAGAACCTCTCTTTAACAATCCCCAGAAGTTCGCTGCAGAGAACAGGTGGATTCCCTCGTTCATTGCATGTGGTGACCTCTCCGCTTGGGATTCGGATGCGTCATACACGCTGCCTCCTGATTATGTTA carries:
- a CDS encoding protein CYP666A1 (transcript_id=CADANIAT00008395), whose translation is MLVFTIPLATALIYITHSAFSFLSNLYLVCKTCPSLPRVLFPVSEVNLLYLALFESRWFNHIRRYWLPTSIADYIADAAFRGRWDVKDRLARKYGGFYLFVAPGLISCHVGDAEVVSQVVKERKGFVKPVKHLEAFEMYGRNVLTSEGSEWAYHHRYSASAFSDKNNGLVWQESAIQAQEMLAYWEKKFNASNGSDRFTVPDVREDILKLSLNIICSAGFGVRLPYRPATSATAERDKDSAEDLFRDAATPASGYHFTFRGVMEYMNRSMMSVFIANGILPKWIPRMLVPFFKTDFAAHEDLKKYLHALIEVTENSEHERHNLLGRLVAARREEQSVRCSGSGPGLSNAEILGNTYIFSLAGHETTATTMRFALPLLAIHQDVQDRLYKELEEALRDQPANPAEWEYSTVFPRLVTPLCIMLETLRLYPPVVSIPKMTTTHMAEITYKGERHCLPPNVRVNLNANVLHYSEAYWGPDADSFDPRRWDKRNAGSFLARNASARGLSGPGLESPNVHKPVRGAFIPFSDGLRACMGRKFAQVEFIATLAVIFHRYRVTLVRVGQETEDDARKRVEKALRQSSTLITLALGGVVPLAFVRRTGVAAEDDA
- the mak5 gene encoding putative ATP-dependent RNA helicase mak5 (transcript_id=CADANIAT00008396) is translated as MGQKRQRDQKGPTLHVRKRKRTGKPTNVAERESKPEVVVGVDDLNWKEVALPDRLDNFEGFFGLEEIEGVDIVRPQGNGQLRFKSAPGKPGKSILKKPTPKSEETEFDDEWNGFSDEDLEKKEGASTVNEVAKAADVNGKKGKDAKNKKDIKAKEPKKKLKEQKEKDGAQAKDRSITSGLSFAALEDEADDDGADISAWEPLGLSPETLTSLSKLKFSTPTSVQKSCIPPILDGHDVIGKASTGSGKTLAFGLPILEHYLERERRKTIDSEEEKEKIPIALILSPTRELAHQLQKHIYGLISNAPGVNARTALLTGGLSVQKQQRLLETADIVIGTPGRVWEVLRTGQGLIRRMQGIKFLVIDEADRLLSEGHFKEVEDILSSLDRVEDGGPPDEEDDSSEENVVPGVERQTLVFSATFHRDLQQKLAGKGKWTGGDIMNKKESMEYLLQKLNFREEKPKFIDVNPVSQMAEGLKEGIVECPAMEKDLYLYTLLLYHPKHRTLVFTNSISAVRRITQLLQTLQLPALALHSSMAQKARLRSVERFSSSTANPGTILVATDVAARGLDIKGIDFVIHYHAPRTADTYVHRSGRTARAGASGKSVIICSPEEMVGVVRLAAKVHANMANGKKLPLESLELDRRIVSRVRQRVVLAARITDSNIAKEKITTEDNWLRNAAEDLGVEYDSDEFDQAKGWGRGRGRGRQERDRQVGSTSKAELAGLRAELKELLSQRVNLGVSERYLTSGRVDIEALLREEGNNSFLGQVDPLGF
- a CDS encoding tRNA methyltransferase TRM7 (transcript_id=CADANIAT00008397), encoding MGKSSKDKRDAYYRLAKEQNWRARSAFKLIQIDEQFDLFEHENPEKVTRVVDLCAAPGSWSQVLSRVLIKGESFGRRSWVEKRRKEQAALENLDGDAPAANQGADITDSTALKPRKNVKIVSIDLQPMAPLQGITTLQADITHPSTIPLLLQALDPEAYDSTSSTPHAVRQPHPVDLVISDGAPDVTGLHDLDIYIQSQLLYSALNLALGVLRPGGKFVAKIFRDRDVDLLYSQLRTVFERVSVAKPRSSRASSLEAFIVCEGFIPPAIHDTLLGMDTLKNPLFGGAAIPQPVSADGNIAVKVPEEKPSIKKSAITSSDSATRDAQTRLLHNDSGDSTTPEPLFNNPQKFAAENRWIPSFIACGDLSAWDSDASYTLPPDYVNLDPVQPPMAPPYRRALELRKEKGGAYGKTKLGTMGRA